One part of the Mya arenaria isolate MELC-2E11 chromosome 3, ASM2691426v1 genome encodes these proteins:
- the LOC128229399 gene encoding uncharacterized protein LOC128229399 — MDSLNSLRGSVLDPGYHCSACRDKGHKIEACVYCSMCVKHYCLECTTLHGELFPNHTVSGNEHGRTPRGPQKKGGATKCEKHGGQQLTMYCASHDNVCCPLCADGEHRLCRDVQPISGISESVHRRADVKHLAMVIEKLANRVAHLSDDRKKAHKTLKDSYKDIVSEIRQTREHLNRVLARLEKQTVEELDVLYKDVSSKIQHDIDVCERKNHSLKKQLEELHTRRAGDETITRLVQTESEEKIAEAEQLLGKLENQDFTLKFRPDHSVDEFLSGLHVIGKIEQPYSAETSGLSAMLEMGLSLTPRRLPSPPHHMYHVQFLENHNVQVRGDVDICYITGCCQLPNGDIIIVDCSNGRIKLLNNTFHVLAHCAIPDFAQDACCITNNEVAVTVNNSRENIHEIQFIGIANNQLHLTRKIKLTHDCDGIAHHADHLYVSSWDALYSYTTSGRFVGKLYQETSENDTTVYRIAVSDDGTRIYVTNVDSDSLVTLDHNGYVLATLTDADLRKPSGVCVASGGQVFVAGEMSNTIIQVDREGERKLGTVAGHLEGLKVPQALCFDRHSVALIASQDKSDNLIVMHMK, encoded by the exons ATGGATAGCTTAAACTCTTTGCGTGGTTCGGTGCTGGATCCCGGCTACCACTGCTCGGCTTGCAGGGACAAGGGTCACAAGATCGAGGCCTGCGTCTACTGCAGCATGTGTGTCAAGCATTACTGTCTGGAGTGTACCACTCTACACGGCGAACTCTTCCCGAACCACACCGTTTCCGGCAATGAGCACGGACGGACGCCCCGGGGACCACAGAAGAAGGGAGGCGCCACGAAGTGTGAAAAACATGGCGGTCAGCAGCTCACCATGTACTGTGCTAGCCATGACAACGTCTGCTGCCCGTTGTGTGCAGACGGAGAACACAG ACTATGTCGAGATGTTCAGCCTATATCGGGTATCTCGGAAAGCGTCCATCGAAGGGCGGACGTAAAGCACCTGGCAATGGTCATAGAGAAACTTGCAAACCGGGTCGCTCACTTGAGTGACGACAGGAAGAAGGCACACAAGACACTGAAAGATTCTTACAAGGACATAGTGTCTGAGATACGCCAAACACGGGAACACTTGAACAGAGTTTTAGCAAGGCTCGAAAAACAGACTGTTGAAGAGCTCGATGTCTTGTACAAGGACGTTAGCAGTAAGATTCAGCACGACATTGACGTGTGTGAGAGAAAAAACCACTCTCTGAAGAAGCAGTTAGAAGAGCTTCACACCAGGAGAGCTGGAGATGAAACAATCACACGTCTTGTTCAAACTGAGAGTGAGGAGAAAATTGCAGAGGCTGAACAACTTCTTGGAAAATTGGAGAATCAAGATTTCACATTAAAGTTTCGACCAGATCATTCTGTTGATGAGTTTTTGTCAGGTCTTCATGTTATTGGGAAGATAGAGCAGCCATACAGTGCCGAAACGAGTGGTTTGAGCGCGATGCTTGAGATGGGCCTCTCCCTTACTCCGCGGCGGCTACCCTCTCCGCCCCACCATATGTACCACGTCCAGTTCCTCGAGAACCATAACGTACAGGTCAGGGGTGACGTCGACATCTGCTACATCACGGGATGTTGCCAACTGCCTAACGGAGACATAATCATTGTGGACTGCAGCAACGGTCGCATCAAGCTCCTCAACAACACATTTCACGTGCTCGCTCATTGTGCAATTCCGGACTTTGCACAGGACGCATGttgtataacaaacaatgaGGTCGCTGTCACTGTGAACAACAGCAGAGAAAACATTCACGAGATCCAGTTTATTGGTATTGCCAACAACCAGTTGCACCTTACCAGAAAGATAAAGCTGACGCATGACTGCGACGGTATCGCTCACCACGCTGACCACCTGTATGTGAGCTCATGGGACGCCCTTTACTCGTATACTACTTCCGGTAGATTTGTCGGCAAGTTATACCAAGAAACGTCAGAAAATGACACCACCGTCTATCGCATTGCTGTAAGTGATGACGGTACTCGAATATACGTCACAAACGTAGACAGCGACAGTCTAGTCACTCTTGACCACAACGGCTACGTGCTGGCTACACTGACGGACGCGGATCTCCGAAAGCCGTCTGGTGTGTGCGTGGCCAGCGGCGGTCAGGTGTTTGTAGCCGGGGAAATGTCAAACACCATCATCCAAGTGGACCGCGAGGGGGAGCGGAAGTTGGGCACTGTGGCAGGCCACTTGGAGGGGCTTAAGGTTCCCCAGGCGCTCTGCTTCGACAGGCACTCCGTCGCACTGATTGCTAGCCAAGACAAAAGCGACAACCTGATCGTCATGCATATGAAATAG